One segment of Thamnophis elegans isolate rThaEle1 chromosome 16, rThaEle1.pri, whole genome shotgun sequence DNA contains the following:
- the MRPS2 gene encoding 28S ribosomal protein S2, mitochondrial: MAASRLLSRTAALLQSSRCVTVARSTSGFLRHHRTLSVAPASQPQDDIEEKLLREPLKHADFFNLQELFSLQELFDARVHLGHKKGSRHRYMVPYLFGCRLEHDIIDLEQTAQHLQLALNFTAHVAFRKGIILFISRHRQTSHQVENVAKECGEYAHTRYWQGGLLTNAPIQYSAGVRLPDLLIFLNTFNNVFEPHLAIRDAAKMSIPTVAVVDTNANPSLITYPIPGNDDSPSAISLYLSLFKTTILRAKEKRRHLEALFRLQKKSTRPMAPLQRPIPRVDEENGHSNSSS, translated from the exons CAGCCCTTCTTCAGTCCAGCAGATGTGTGACAGTCGCGAGATCCACATCCGGATTCCTGAGGCATCACAGGACCCTCTCGGTTgcaccagccagccagccacaggATG atATTGAGGAGAAGCTTCTGCGGGAGCCATTGAAGCATGCAGACTTCTTCAATCTGCAGGAGCTCTTTTCTCTCCAGGAGCTCTTCGACGCTCGAGTCCACCTTGGCCACAAGAAGGGCAGCCGCCACAG ATACATGGTGCCGTATCTCTTTGGCTGCCGCTTGGAGCACGACATCATCGACCTTGAACAGACGGCGCAGCACCTCCAGCTGGCCCTCAATTTCACGGCCCACGTGGCCTTCCGCAAAGGCATCATCCTCTTCATCAGCCGCCATCGCCAGACGTCCCACCAGGTGGAAAACGTGGCCAAGGAATGCGGGGAGTACGCCCACACCCGCTACTGGCAGGGCGGCTTGCTGACCAACGCCCCCATCCAGTACAGTGCCGGTGTCCGCCTGCCAGACCTCCTGATCTTCCTCAACACTTTCAACAATGTCTTTGAGCCTCACCTGGCCATCCGGGACGCGGCCAAGATGAGCATCCCCACCGTGGCTGTGGTGGACACCAACGCCAATCCCTCCCTCATCACCTACCCCATCCCGGGGAATGACGACAGCCCCTCGGCCATCAGCCTTTACCTCTCGCTCTTCAAGACCACCATCTTGAGGGCCAAAGAGAAGAGGAGGCACCTGGAGGCTTTATTCCGGCTGCAGAAGAAGTCCACCAGGCCCATGGCCCCCCTCCAGCGCCCAATTCCTAGGGTGGATGAGGAGAACGGGCATTCCAACTCCTCAAGCTAG